Genomic window (Helianthus annuus cultivar XRQ/B chromosome 3, HanXRQr2.0-SUNRISE, whole genome shotgun sequence):
acaaaaaaattaacttttctatacatatttatcgttttacaaagaggaaacttattaaacataataaatacgtttaactacaaactcgtaacataatccgatatatacaacactattttaaaatttacaaaacttattaaacggtttcccgaTTTCAACAAAAAATTAAACTTTCTATACGggctatacgggccgtataacattatacggcccgtatacagatTTCAAAACTAAAAACCCTTGTCCAACCTTCGAAACAATATGCAAGtatgtatacgacccgtatataaTATACGTCCCGTatacatataaaaacaaaaaaaaaacattcaacTCATTAAATTCTGTGCATTCACattctatacggcccgtatacaaatagggatgtgaaaataagattatagGGGTGTGGAAATAGAACAACCCTTAATTAATGGATTTGGTGAATgctagtagttttttttttcaaagaccGTGGTTTGGCCTGCCACGTAGGTGTCACCTCACTAAGAATAGAAGACCATCCTCTTCTAAAGATGCAGGGACTACCCAACCtataataaaaacaaatatataataatatataataaagaggagagagagaagTCAGAGGGGGGCCCACAACATTTGCCTCGTCTCCAACGGCTTGGAGAAGCCGGGAAGGACGCGACGACCCAGGGGGGGTGCTACGTGGCCGACGACCCGAGACGGGGAGGGGACGACTCCAACACCCGATGTTCTAAGAAAACGTCTAAACACATCCATTGAACGCCTCTGGGGGCGTTTTTTCAAAAATTAGGTTGGGGCGTGCCAAAATTAAACACCTGATCAAGATTTTTTTGGTTAATCATGCCGCTACACACATTTCTTCATTAGTTttagttaaaaaaacaaaaaaataataattgggtAATCATTGGATTGGACATTATACCACTACATCTATTTTAGAATaacgccccataatgccccattgtTGACTGAACCGCCAGATAACGCAAAACGCCCAATAGTGAAAGCATTATCTTCTCATCCCACTACACATAATCTAAAACTAAATTAGTATATGTTTAGATGAACAATGTTTGATAACGCTCTAAATTTAGAAAATAATTATTAGTGATTATATTTACCATATATATTGTTGTAATTGAGAGAATATTTCCTAGTCTTTAGAATATGCTCGTTTCCATAGTTACCTGTAATTATGTATTATTAATACTCTAGAAATCAATGAGAATAGGCAGATTTGTGAAAATAACATGGTATCACAACCTTGTTCTATACCCCGATCCTAATCTCCTCCCTGACTTCGGTCGCCGGCCACGGTCGGAATCCTCAAAACCAAAccttttttttctgttttttttccTTCTGCTTGCTGTTTAACCCATCACAATGGGTGACACCACCACAACACCTCAATCACCGAAAGCCACCTCTCAACCACTTCACCCGGTTTATTCCGTGACTAACATCCAACAGAAAGTTCGCATTCTGGATGGAGTCAAAGTCTCGTACACATCGTGGGTTCGCCTTTTTCAGTTACATGCTCGCGGTTATCGCGTTATAGACCACATTGACGGTACGAAGCTACCCGCTGACACTGATTCGTCATATGCCTCGTGGTTGGAGATCGATTCTATCGTTCTCCAATGGATTTACGGGACGCTCTCTGACGATCTTCTTGCCCGGGTTCTTACCGGCGAGTCCACTGCCCACCAGGCCTGGGTTCGTATTCAAAATATTTTCCACAATAATAAAGGGGCTCATATCGCTGCTCTAGAACACGAGTTCGTCAATATGACCCTTAAGTCCCAATCCTCTTTAGAAGTCTATTTCCAGCGCTTGAGGGAACTTGCGGATCAACTAAATGACTTGCTGGACACTCCTGTTAGCGACAAGCGACTAGTCCTTCAAATGGTTCGTAGCCTTCCATCCGAGTATGACACAATGGGGTCGATCATTAATCAATCCCTACCACCGTGGGAAGAAGCTTGTGAAATCCTTCTTAATGATCAGAAGCGTCGTGCTGCCCGAGATCTGCTGTCTGGCTCTCCATCCATTGCTGCTGCTGCTCAGACTAATACCAACCCTCCTCCTGCAACCGTTGCCCCACCTGCTCGTGAAAACTCTCGTGACATCCGTCCTCGGTCTACTCAGGCAAGAAACCGTGGCAGAGGTCGTAACTCAGGCCAAAGGAACACCAATAATTACACGGGCTCTCCTTACTACTATCGTCCCAGCAGCAATATGCATTACCCTTACTGGGCCCCACCTCCCTATTAGGCTCCCCCTCCATGCCCATATCCAACAGCAGGAGATTGGACTCAGCCTTGGTCACCTTTTGGGCCTCGGCCCACTTTAGGCACTCAAGCACCCTCGGCCCCACATCCAGACCCGTCTGCTCCATCTTCGGACAAGCAAGCCCAGGCCCACTACACTGATCTGGACGCTTTGGACCCAACTCAAATACCCAACTCAAATACCCAACTCAAATAGCCCAAGCGTTCCAAGCCATCTCTGTGGAGTCTCCTGATGAAAATTGGGACATGGATACTGGAGCCACATCGCACGTCACTCTCGAGCAAGGTAAATTTTCTACAATTTCCCTTATTCTCCTATAAAGTCCGTATTAGTCGGTAATGGGCATCGTCTTCCAGTTCTTGGATCCGACCACACCACCCTTCACACACCTACCAAAACCTTCCAACTTAAAAATGTCCTGTACAACCCGAATTTTATCAAAAACCTTATTTCTGTTCGTCAATTTACAATTGATAATCACGTTTCTGTTgagtttgacccgtttggtttttcTGTGAAGGATTACACGGATGGCACGCCCCTCAGTCGCCACAATAGCTTAAGCGGTCTCTACTCCTTCACGAAGAACTCTCTTGCTACCGCCCTTATCTCGGTTTCTTCTCCTCAGTCATGGCATGATCGTCTTGGCCATCCTGGTCGACATGTTATGGATTTTCTTAGTTCTAATAATATTTTGTCTTGTCATAAACTTGAATCGTCTTTTTTTTTTGTCATGCATGTCAATTAGCTAAACATAAAAAATTGCCGTTTGTTGATTCT
Coding sequences:
- the LOC110931396 gene encoding uncharacterized protein LOC110931396; its protein translation is MGDTTTTPQSPKATSQPLHPVYSVTNIQQKVRILDGVKVSYTSWVRLFQLHARGYRVIDHIDGTKLPADTDSSYASWLEIDSIVLQWIYGTLSDDLLARVLTGESTAHQAWVRIQNIFHNNKGAHIAALEHEFVNMTLKSQSSLEVYFQRLRELADQLNDLLDTPVSDKRLVLQMVRSLPSEYDTMGSIINQSLPPWEEACEILLNDQKRRAARDLLSGSPSIAAAAQTNTNPPPATVAPPARENSRDIRPRSTQARNRGRGRNSGQRNTNNYTGSPYYYRPSSNMHYPYWAPPPY